The Oscillospiraceae bacterium genome includes a region encoding these proteins:
- a CDS encoding MBOAT family O-acyltransferase, with translation MVFSSLEFLFGYLPISLALYFLVPFKYRNFIIFAVSLAFYGWGEPVYIALMAATIVIDYTCGYFIDKYRANKRLAKKILILSIVLNLGILGFFKYCDFFIVNLSKIAFLSFLKPIGLPLPIGISFYTFQIMSYTIDVYRGEGGVQKNIISFGAYVTLFPQLIAGPIVRYKDIDSQLNSREHSVALFADGARRCVAGLAKKVLLANTAGELFKMYQTIPSDSLSTVGAWTGILFYTFQIYFDFSAYSDMAIGMGKMMGFTFLENFNYPYISKSITDFWRRWHISLSVWFRDYVYIPLGGSRKGTLNTYRNLFIVWFLTGFWHGANWNYIIWGLYFFVLLVIEKAFLLKKLEKLPEFVGHIYALFFIIMGWLIFVFEDTAAGMEYFKNMFGSAGFINSQAVYDLVRTLPLLIVLSLASTPYPKRIYYRLYDRFPSFRSAAPILTAAVLLLSVAFLVDSGFNPFLYLIF, from the coding sequence ATGGTATTCTCGAGCCTTGAATTTCTGTTTGGATATTTACCCATATCGCTTGCGCTTTATTTTCTCGTACCGTTCAAATACCGCAATTTTATCATATTCGCCGTCAGCCTTGCTTTCTATGGCTGGGGCGAACCTGTATATATTGCTCTGATGGCGGCTACCATAGTAATTGATTATACCTGCGGATACTTTATCGACAAATATCGCGCAAACAAACGTCTTGCGAAAAAAATTCTAATTTTATCGATCGTACTTAATCTCGGCATACTTGGATTTTTTAAATATTGCGATTTTTTCATTGTAAATCTTTCGAAGATAGCTTTTCTGTCGTTTTTGAAACCGATCGGGCTTCCTCTGCCGATAGGCATTTCATTTTATACATTCCAGATCATGAGCTATACAATAGACGTATACCGGGGAGAAGGCGGCGTCCAGAAGAATATAATAAGCTTTGGCGCGTATGTTACCCTCTTTCCCCAACTTATTGCCGGACCGATTGTAAGATATAAGGATATCGATTCACAGCTCAATTCGAGAGAGCACAGTGTGGCACTTTTTGCTGACGGGGCGAGAAGATGTGTCGCCGGTCTTGCGAAAAAAGTGCTTCTTGCGAATACTGCCGGAGAGCTTTTTAAAATGTATCAGACAATTCCATCGGACAGTTTAAGTACAGTAGGGGCATGGACAGGAATTCTGTTTTATACATTTCAGATATATTTTGATTTTTCGGCATATAGCGATATGGCGATCGGAATGGGTAAGATGATGGGATTCACCTTCCTTGAAAACTTTAACTATCCGTATATATCAAAAAGCATAACTGATTTCTGGCGAAGATGGCATATATCTCTTTCAGTATGGTTCCGGGACTATGTATACATACCTCTCGGCGGCAGCCGCAAAGGAACACTCAATACATACAGGAATTTGTTCATTGTGTGGTTTTTGACCGGCTTTTGGCACGGCGCAAATTGGAATTATATCATTTGGGGATTATATTTCTTTGTTCTGCTCGTTATTGAAAAGGCGTTTTTACTGAAAAAGCTTGAAAAGCTTCCGGAATTTGTGGGGCACATATACGCGCTGTTCTTCATAATAATGGGATGGCTTATCTTTGTATTCGAGGATACGGCGGCGGGCATGGAATATTTTAAAAATATGTTCGGTTCCGCCGGATTTATCAATTCACAAGCCGTATATGACCTCGTGAGAACTCTTCCGCTGCTCATCGTGCTTTCGCTGGCGTCTACACCTTATCCGAAGAGGATTTATTATAGGCTTTATGACCGCTTTCCTTCATTCAGATCTGCCGCACCGATTCTAACGGCAGCCGTACTGCTTCTTTCGGTCGCTTTTCTCGTGGATTCCGGCTTTAACCCGTTTTTGTATCTGATTTTCTGA
- the zapA gene encoding cell division protein ZapA, which produces MKNRYEIDMSGVSLNVLADEDEAEFKDIVKTVDNSVREMMNINNRVTRIQATLLLCLDYRSRILTLEKENAALKEQLSLIADKKL; this is translated from the coding sequence ATGAAAAACAGATATGAAATTGACATGTCCGGCGTATCGCTAAACGTTCTCGCAGATGAGGATGAGGCGGAATTCAAAGATATCGTAAAGACCGTCGATAATTCGGTTCGCGAGATGATGAATATTAACAACAGGGTGACGCGGATACAGGCGACATTGCTGTTGTGTCTTGATTACCGCTCACGTATTCTTACTCTTGAAAAAGAAAATGCCGCGCTCAAAGAACAGCTATCTCTTATTGCCGATAAAAAGCTTTGA
- the guaB gene encoding IMP dehydrogenase, whose product MVNPDITQKFSKEGLTFDDVLLIPAKSEILPADISLNTRLTKKIKLNIPLMTAAMDTVTESKMAIAIAREGGIGVIHKNMSIEAQCDEVDRVKRSENGVIVNPFFLSPEHFVYEADELMGKYKISGVPICENGKLVGIITNRDMRFLTDHSMPIKDVMTKDNLIVAPVGTTLNEAKEILRCHKIEKLPIVDSEGYLKGLITIKDIEKAVRYPNASKDSNGRLLCAAAIGATRDVLDRAGALIQAGVDALVLDSAHGHSLNIINCIQKVKAAFPDAQLVAGNVATAAGAEELIQAGADGIKVGMGPGSICTTRIVAGIGIPQITAIYDVACVASKYGIPVIGDGGIKYSGDITKAIAAGADVVMIGSLFAGCEESPGEIEIYQGRSFKVYRGMGSLASMPNGSKERYFQENNKKLVPEGVEGRVPYKGSLSESVFQLIGGLRSGMGYCGTPDVLSLQTKSSFVRITGAGLKESHPHDIYITKEAPNYSVQV is encoded by the coding sequence ATGGTGAATCCCGACATAACCCAGAAATTCTCAAAGGAAGGACTTACTTTTGACGATGTGCTGTTGATTCCCGCAAAAAGTGAGATCCTCCCCGCGGATATTTCCCTAAACACACGGCTTACCAAAAAGATTAAGCTGAACATTCCGCTTATGACCGCAGCTATGGATACCGTAACCGAATCAAAAATGGCCATAGCAATAGCGAGAGAGGGAGGAATCGGCGTCATTCACAAGAATATGTCGATAGAAGCCCAATGCGACGAGGTCGACCGAGTAAAACGCAGCGAGAACGGAGTTATTGTCAATCCATTTTTCCTATCCCCCGAGCATTTTGTGTATGAAGCCGATGAGCTTATGGGTAAGTATAAAATATCCGGCGTTCCGATTTGCGAAAACGGAAAGCTTGTCGGTATAATCACAAACCGGGATATGCGTTTTCTCACGGATCACAGTATGCCTATCAAGGACGTGATGACAAAAGACAATCTGATTGTCGCTCCCGTGGGTACCACGCTTAACGAAGCAAAGGAAATATTGCGCTGCCACAAGATAGAAAAGCTGCCGATAGTAGATTCCGAAGGCTATTTAAAAGGGCTTATAACAATAAAGGATATCGAAAAAGCTGTGAGATATCCAAACGCGTCGAAGGATTCAAACGGACGCCTTTTATGCGCCGCCGCGATTGGAGCAACGCGTGATGTGCTTGACCGTGCCGGAGCTCTCATACAAGCGGGCGTCGACGCATTGGTGTTGGACAGCGCTCACGGTCATTCACTGAACATCATAAACTGTATTCAAAAGGTCAAGGCTGCGTTCCCGGATGCTCAGCTTGTTGCGGGTAATGTGGCGACCGCGGCCGGTGCCGAGGAGCTTATTCAAGCCGGAGCGGACGGCATCAAGGTCGGTATGGGTCCCGGATCGATATGCACGACAAGAATTGTCGCCGGCATAGGCATTCCGCAGATTACGGCAATATATGATGTCGCATGCGTAGCCTCAAAATACGGAATCCCGGTAATCGGAGACGGCGGAATAAAATATTCCGGAGATATTACAAAGGCGATCGCGGCCGGAGCGGACGTCGTCATGATAGGCAGCCTTTTCGCGGGATGCGAGGAAAGCCCCGGAGAAATAGAAATATATCAGGGCCGCAGCTTTAAGGTATATCGCGGAATGGGCAGCCTTGCTTCCATGCCAAACGGAAGCAAGGAAAGATATTTTCAGGAAAACAACAAGAAGCTCGTGCCTGAAGGAGTCGAAGGAAGAGTTCCGTACAAGGGCTCTCTTTCAGAATCCGTGTTCCAGCTAATCGGAGGACTTCGTTCCGGTATGGGTTATTGCGGAACGCCTGATGTTTTATCACTTCAGACAAAATCATCGTTTGTCAGAATAACCGGAGCAGGTCTCAAGGAATCTCATCCGCATGACATTTATATAACAAAAGAAGCACCTAACTACAGCGTCCAGGTCTGA
- a CDS encoding DHHW family protein translates to MKNTTAPLCSEKRSKFGDVLVTTLFVLIIFGFSIAIFIIPDKKFSNDENRSLQVFPTYPNISAFTESFFSGDFGKKISDYYADQFPLRDAFVGVKAMTERVMLEKQNNDVIFGKDGSLITRFYYPDVNIIDANIKKINKALSGLGIPAYICVPPRTQDVMSVWLPDGFPEEPSNEAFEALENELADTQIKYIDLRSALLAKADMGEQIYYRTDHHWESLGAYYAYREIADNIGFKPKEPDEFSVKTVTDSFFGTTWSKAGAKWIKPDSIESYEPINGSRFEVDIMKYRDGRGDIARTMDGFYDESCLTTKDKYAYFLSGNYADVSIRKITDEKRETLLVIKDSFVNSLVPFLAQNYDIRLIDPRQYTGKISDIVASGDYCAILCCINMDIISGSDVKIA, encoded by the coding sequence ATGAAAAATACAACCGCTCCGCTTTGTTCTGAAAAGCGGTCTAAATTCGGAGATGTTTTAGTGACGACGCTGTTTGTTCTGATCATCTTCGGCTTCTCAATTGCTATATTTATAATTCCTGATAAAAAATTTTCAAACGATGAAAACCGTTCGCTTCAGGTCTTCCCAACATATCCTAATATTTCCGCGTTTACTGAATCGTTTTTTTCGGGCGATTTCGGTAAGAAAATCAGCGATTATTACGCAGATCAGTTTCCGCTCCGCGATGCTTTTGTAGGCGTAAAGGCGATGACGGAACGGGTTATGCTGGAAAAACAAAATAACGATGTAATTTTCGGAAAAGATGGCTCGCTCATAACCCGGTTTTATTATCCGGATGTAAATATTATAGACGCAAATATAAAAAAGATTAATAAAGCGTTATCAGGTCTTGGCATTCCTGCGTATATATGTGTTCCTCCGCGCACGCAGGATGTCATGTCCGTGTGGCTCCCTGATGGTTTTCCGGAGGAACCGTCAAACGAAGCTTTCGAAGCTCTTGAAAACGAGTTGGCAGACACACAAATCAAATATATTGATCTGCGAAGCGCGCTTCTGGCAAAGGCCGATATGGGTGAGCAAATATATTACCGTACCGACCATCACTGGGAATCGCTCGGCGCGTATTACGCATACCGCGAAATTGCCGATAATATAGGCTTTAAACCGAAAGAACCGGACGAATTCTCTGTAAAGACCGTTACCGACAGCTTTTTCGGAACAACTTGGTCAAAGGCGGGCGCAAAATGGATAAAGCCGGATTCAATCGAATCATATGAACCAATTAACGGCAGCCGGTTTGAGGTCGATATAATGAAATACCGGGACGGGCGCGGAGACATCGCGCGGACAATGGATGGATTTTACGACGAAAGCTGTCTTACGACAAAAGACAAATACGCTTATTTCCTGTCCGGGAATTACGCGGATGTTTCGATCAGAAAGATCACTGATGAGAAGCGAGAAACGCTTCTTGTAATTAAAGACTCATTTGTGAATTCACTTGTCCCGTTTTTGGCACAGAATTATGATATAAGGCTGATCGATCCGCGGCAATATACCGGAAAGATATCCGATATTGTCGCATCCGGCGATTATTGTGCCATACTGTGTTGTATAAACATGGATATTATATCCGGATCGGACGTAAAGATCGCTTAA